In one window of Micromonospora cathayae DNA:
- a CDS encoding phospholipase D-like domain-containing protein, producing the protein MLLRRTTALLATVGLAAATFLAPGSPAVAAVTSGAVFNNPTVAGQQYAVVEHLQALIRGAATGSTIRVAIYHFSLTRVSDDLIAAHDRGVNVRVVVDSESRDYPAVTSLTGRLGSNRANPSWVTVCTSGRACIGDLGTPIMHNKFFLFSNTSGSTNVLVQSSANLTNANAERYWNNAVTLVGNTAVYDAYAAYHSDLAAQVKNNDYYRTTSSGNAKSYFFPRAGTTQDTDTIYNMLDENVTCEGNTSTGTETGRTIIRIGMWYFSRNPIATKLRELADRKCWVEVVYTDSDADVPAILSGHDRIRLYRISGDYIVHSKYMLIEGTYAGQRDTKWVMTGSHNYSNAALRENDEALLRIQSATIHDQYRSNFWALRDAAVPVS; encoded by the coding sequence ATGCTTCTGCGACGTACCACCGCGCTACTCGCCACCGTCGGTCTCGCCGCCGCCACGTTCCTGGCCCCGGGCAGCCCGGCGGTGGCGGCGGTGACCTCGGGCGCCGTCTTCAACAACCCGACCGTGGCCGGTCAGCAGTACGCCGTCGTCGAGCACCTCCAGGCGTTGATCCGGGGGGCCGCCACCGGGTCCACCATCCGGGTGGCGATCTACCACTTCTCCCTGACGCGGGTGTCCGACGACCTGATCGCCGCCCACGACCGGGGAGTGAACGTCCGCGTCGTGGTCGACAGCGAATCCCGTGACTATCCCGCCGTGACCAGCCTGACCGGCCGGCTGGGCAGCAACCGGGCCAACCCGTCCTGGGTCACCGTGTGCACCAGCGGACGCGCCTGCATCGGCGATCTGGGCACCCCGATCATGCACAACAAGTTCTTTCTCTTCTCCAACACCTCCGGGTCGACGAACGTGCTCGTGCAGAGTTCGGCCAACCTGACCAACGCCAACGCCGAACGCTACTGGAACAACGCGGTGACGCTGGTCGGCAACACCGCCGTCTACGACGCGTACGCCGCCTACCACAGCGACCTGGCCGCCCAGGTCAAGAACAACGACTACTACCGGACCACGTCCAGCGGCAACGCCAAGTCGTACTTCTTCCCCCGCGCCGGCACCACCCAGGACACCGACACGATCTACAACATGCTCGACGAGAACGTCACCTGCGAGGGCAACACCTCCACCGGCACCGAGACCGGTCGCACCATCATCCGGATCGGTATGTGGTACTTCAGCCGCAACCCGATCGCCACGAAGCTGCGCGAGCTGGCCGACCGGAAATGCTGGGTGGAGGTCGTCTACACCGACTCCGACGCCGACGTGCCGGCCATCCTGTCCGGCCACGACCGGATCAGGCTGTACCGGATCAGCGGCGACTACATCGTCCACTCCAAGTACATGCTGATCGAGGGAACGTACGCCGGGCAGAGGGACACCAAGTGGGTGATGACCGGCAGCCACAACTACTCCAACGCCGCGCTCCGGGAGAACGACGAGGCCCTGCTGCGTATCCAGTCGGCGACGATCCACGACCAGTACCGGTCGAACTTCTGGGCGCTGCGGGACGCCGCCGTCCCGGTCAGCTGA